CTCCCGCTGAGCCAGGGCGTCCAGCGGGTCGGATGGCGCGCGCACGTGGGCCGTCTTGAAGATGCCGCGCCGCCTTAGGATCTCCTTATTGATGGCATGGCCCATGCGCAGCCCCGTCGAGGAGACCCGCAGGACCGGCAGCAACGACCGCTCGAACGTGTCCTGCGCCCCGGCCTTGTCACCAGCCTGCCACTGGTCCCAGATCTTGACGAAGACCTCCGGCGTGGACGGCCACGGCATCGTGCCGACGCTCCCCCGCCGCAGCTCTTCCAGGAAGTACGTCCCCGCCGAGCCGCCGAAGACCGTCACCAGCCGCCCGGCCTGCTGCACGCACTCCTCAACCCGCAGCGGGTTCGGCGCACTCTCGACCTTGGCGTAGCGGACGTGCTCGCTCTCCTCGGCGATCTGCCGAATCACCCCGGCTGGGACGGTGACGTAGGTCGTGTCCTGGATAAAGACCGGCACCGTCACAGCGTCTGAGATCGCCTTGAAGTAGGAGCGCATCTCCGAGCCGGAGACGCCCATCGACGGCGGCATGCACATCACCGCCGACGCGCCGAGATCCTGAGCCTGCCGGCTGTAGAGCGCGGCCACCACGTTCGACTGCGCGCCGGTGTTGACCACGACGGGGACGCGCCCCCGCACGTGATCGACCACCAGTTTCGTGACGTGCTGGCGCTCGCCCTCGGTCAGCTTCAGGAACTCGCTGCCGAGCGCCAGCCCCAGTCCGTGGACTCCCGCGTTGACGTTGAAGTCAACCTCGGCGAGCAGGCTCTCGTCGTCAATGCGCCCTTCGTCGTCGAAAGGCGTCAGCAGGATCGGGTAGATCCCCTGCATGGTACCTCCGTCGGTGGCAGGTCGTGGGTCGTGGGTCGTGGGTCGTGGGTCGTGGGCCGTGGGCCGTGGGGCGTGGGGCGTGGGGCGTGGGGCGTGGGGCGTGGGCACTCTCAGTGCAATCATGCAAGATGCAATTGTCATCCTGAGCGCAGCGAAGGATCTCACCCGCTGACCGTCAACGTCAACGTCAGCGGTCAGCAAAGCGTATGTCAGCCTGAACGAGCGAGCTTGCGAGCGACGTGAAGGATCTCCCAACCTTGACGGTCAGCGGGTGAGATCCTTCGCTGCGCTCAGGATGACATGATATGTTGCATGCTTACGAAACGACTGCGTCGCCAGTCAGGCTCTACACTCCCACGATCCACGATCCACGATCCACGATCCACGATCCACGATCCACGATCCACGACCTACGACCCCGCCTTGGCCCGGTGCTCCTCGATGTACTCCCAGATGATGTCGTAGCCCAGCCCCGGCTTCGTCGGGATGGTCACGTACCCGTCTGGCTCCAGCGGGTCGGGGGCCTCGCGCAGGTACGGCGGCGTGGCATCGTAGTCCACGCCCGGGGCTACCAGCCCCTTCTCATAGTATTCGCAGGTGTCCTCGCTGACCGAGCCGAGCATCTGGAGGTTCGCCCAGCCACTCATGTGAATCTCGCACTTCACGCCGTACGCCTCGCAGACGATGGCCGTCTTCTTTGCCGCCGTGATCCCGCCACGGTTGCAGTCCATCCGGCTCATGTCGGACGCACCGCGGATGAT
The Chloroflexota bacterium genome window above contains:
- a CDS encoding dihydrodipicolinate synthase family protein, yielding MQGIYPILLTPFDDEGRIDDESLLAEVDFNVNAGVHGLGLALGSEFLKLTEGERQHVTKLVVDHVRGRVPVVVNTGAQSNVVAALYSRQAQDLGASAVMCMPPSMGVSGSEMRSYFKAISDAVTVPVFIQDTTYVTVPAGVIRQIAEESEHVRYAKVESAPNPLRVEECVQQAGRLVTVFGGSAGTYFLEELRRGSVGTMPWPSTPEVFVKIWDQWQAGDKAGAQDTFERSLLPVLRVSSTGLRMGHAINKEILRRRGIFKTAHVRAPSDPLDALAQRELTETLERVGIV